Proteins found in one Chondrinema litorale genomic segment:
- a CDS encoding DUF3347 domain-containing protein encodes MKKSKSMFVLALIVSVSLSLFACGNSNNQKEVVGQHDHEAKANEAGHAMSESVEMTMKQNSTITILIDNYLEIKNALVQDNSKAAANAGQKLSESALQINLASYDATKQAEIKEILEVVKVHGEHIAKSEIAHQREHFESMAKDFVDLIALTGTDRTLYQQYCPMFNKGKGGSWLSTSSEIQNPLFGSKMLTCGSVKETISMK; translated from the coding sequence ATGAAAAAGTCAAAATCAATGTTTGTATTAGCACTTATTGTAAGTGTAAGTTTATCATTATTTGCATGTGGAAATAGTAATAATCAGAAAGAGGTTGTTGGTCAACATGATCATGAAGCAAAGGCAAATGAAGCTGGACATGCAATGTCAGAAAGTGTAGAAATGACCATGAAACAAAATAGTACCATTACTATTCTAATAGATAACTATTTAGAGATTAAGAATGCTTTAGTTCAAGATAATTCTAAGGCAGCTGCAAATGCTGGGCAAAAATTGTCAGAGTCTGCTCTCCAAATAAATTTAGCATCCTATGATGCAACAAAACAGGCTGAGATAAAAGAAATACTTGAGGTAGTTAAGGTGCATGGTGAACACATAGCCAAAAGTGAAATAGCTCATCAAAGAGAGCATTTTGAAAGTATGGCTAAAGATTTTGTGGATTTAATTGCCTTGACAGGTACAGATAGGACTTTGTATCAGCAATATTGCCCAATGTTTAATAAGGGGAAAGGTGGCTCGTGGCTGAGTACATCCTCTGAAATACAAAACCCATTATTTGGAAGTAAGATGCTTACATGTGGCTCTGTAAAAGAAACAATCTCAATGAAATGA
- a CDS encoding heme-binding domain-containing protein, producing the protein MRKALKHLIIFFSFVFVGIQFIPTQYNEIHKVPSTDFIKDFQPPNEIRDIIRVSCYDCHSYQTNYPWYSKIQPINWLLQNHISNGISELNFSKFGSLSQRMKQMKIRSIISQIEDNKMPLPTYLIMHNNARLSKKEKNTLIEYFQKISMD; encoded by the coding sequence ATGAGGAAGGCCTTAAAACATCTTATTATTTTTTTTTCATTTGTATTTGTAGGGATACAATTTATCCCTACTCAATACAATGAAATACACAAAGTACCTTCAACTGATTTTATTAAGGATTTTCAGCCCCCTAATGAAATTAGAGATATAATTCGCGTATCTTGTTATGACTGTCACAGCTATCAGACAAATTATCCATGGTATAGTAAAATTCAACCTATTAATTGGTTGTTGCAAAATCATATTTCAAATGGTATCTCAGAGTTGAACTTTTCAAAATTTGGTTCTCTTTCACAGAGGATGAAGCAGATGAAAATAAGGTCAATCATCAGTCAAATTGAGGATAATAAAATGCCTTTACCTACTTACTTAATAATGCACAATAATGCAAGACTTTCGAAAAAAGAGAAAAATACACTAATAGAATATTTTCAGAAAATATCTATGGATTAA
- a CDS encoding multicopper oxidase domain-containing protein, whose amino-acid sequence MNIKNTLIILFILTVKIFSASAQTDTVVYNLTIKEETLNKTGKEVKGMTVNGTTPGPILKFTEGNYAVIYVKNEMDVETSVHWHGLLLPNFYDGVPYLTTPPILPGKTQKYEFPLIQSGTYWYHSHTMLQEQSGVYGAIVIEPKEATNLEYDKELVMVLSDWTNQKPKNVLRNLKRGNEWYNVKKGTATPLNQVIARGAFGAQLNFWKQRMESADIADIYYPAFLVNGKQVQEYPQFKPEEKVRLRIINGSASSQFWMTFGGEAPLLVSADGLDVVPVKRNKTFIGIAETYDFIVTIPEKGKVEFRAMAQDGSGYSTAYLGEGDVLSAQELDRPDKIKMMQQMAKMDMRMGAPAMKFKPSDEEPKELMNNWGMKMKGDMKMEGMGNAKMKQGEMDDMNMEKGKMNQTQMEKEDGMKMSSSDKKMGGMNMFAEYNYDYLESPNNTEINDEKPARDILLNLTGNMWRYIWSMNGVPLSEADKIKISQGEKVRITFNNLTMMHHPMHLHGHFFRVINKYGERSPLKHTVNVPPMQKTVIEFDASETGDWFLHCHVLYHMMGGMARAVSYGTERDPRMAKYPAKKLFKEANQYYNWGEADVASHMTEINLVSSNIRNQFNLSAEIGYNQAIEGELTYERYLYDYFRVFAGVNVENEDEINLDDLSVTAIAGIRFFTPYMFNLDVRIDNKLRPGIQLSREFMIFPRTILFGEYEYQADFGWVDPLTSTEGNESVNYQGETTWSAGLEYMLSRNFSLMASYDNRFGAGGGLSILF is encoded by the coding sequence ATGAATATAAAAAATACACTTATTATCTTGTTTATACTCACTGTTAAAATCTTTTCGGCATCAGCCCAAACAGATACAGTAGTTTATAACCTCACGATAAAAGAAGAAACGCTTAATAAGACTGGCAAAGAGGTAAAAGGCATGACGGTAAATGGAACTACGCCGGGGCCAATTCTTAAGTTTACAGAAGGGAATTATGCAGTAATATATGTAAAAAATGAAATGGATGTAGAAACCTCTGTCCACTGGCATGGCTTATTGTTACCCAACTTTTACGATGGAGTTCCATATCTAACTACTCCGCCCATTTTACCCGGAAAAACTCAGAAATATGAGTTTCCACTAATTCAATCAGGAACATATTGGTACCATTCACATACCATGTTGCAAGAGCAAAGTGGTGTTTACGGTGCCATTGTAATTGAGCCAAAAGAAGCAACGAATTTAGAATATGATAAAGAATTAGTGATGGTGCTGTCTGACTGGACAAATCAAAAACCGAAGAATGTATTAAGAAACTTGAAGCGCGGGAATGAGTGGTATAATGTAAAAAAAGGAACAGCCACACCATTAAATCAGGTAATTGCTCGTGGTGCTTTTGGAGCACAGTTAAACTTCTGGAAACAGCGAATGGAAAGTGCAGACATAGCTGATATTTATTATCCGGCATTTTTGGTAAATGGCAAACAAGTTCAAGAATATCCACAGTTTAAGCCCGAAGAAAAGGTTAGGCTGCGAATAATAAATGGTTCTGCTTCTTCGCAATTTTGGATGACTTTCGGAGGAGAAGCTCCACTTTTGGTTTCTGCTGATGGATTAGATGTAGTGCCAGTTAAGCGAAACAAAACATTTATAGGGATAGCAGAAACTTACGATTTCATTGTAACCATTCCTGAAAAAGGAAAGGTAGAGTTTAGAGCGATGGCGCAAGATGGCTCAGGATATTCTACTGCTTATTTAGGTGAGGGAGATGTTTTATCTGCACAAGAATTAGATAGGCCAGATAAAATTAAAATGATGCAGCAAATGGCTAAGATGGATATGCGTATGGGTGCACCAGCCATGAAATTTAAACCTAGTGATGAAGAACCTAAAGAGTTAATGAATAATTGGGGTATGAAAATGAAAGGTGACATGAAGATGGAAGGGATGGGTAATGCTAAGATGAAGCAAGGTGAAATGGACGATATGAACATGGAAAAGGGGAAAATGAATCAAACCCAAATGGAAAAAGAAGATGGAATGAAAATGTCGTCTTCTGATAAAAAAATGGGAGGGATGAATATGTTCGCAGAATACAATTACGATTACCTAGAATCTCCAAATAATACTGAAATTAATGATGAGAAACCAGCTAGAGATATATTACTGAATCTCACTGGTAACATGTGGCGATACATTTGGAGTATGAATGGAGTGCCATTGTCTGAAGCTGACAAGATTAAAATTTCTCAAGGAGAAAAAGTGCGAATCACTTTTAATAACCTCACCATGATGCATCATCCTATGCACTTGCATGGTCATTTCTTTAGAGTGATCAACAAGTATGGAGAACGCTCTCCATTAAAGCATACAGTAAATGTTCCGCCAATGCAAAAAACTGTAATTGAGTTTGATGCCAGCGAAACAGGCGATTGGTTTTTACATTGCCACGTGCTATACCATATGATGGGTGGTATGGCAAGAGCTGTAAGTTATGGTACTGAGCGTGATCCAAGAATGGCAAAATATCCTGCTAAAAAATTATTTAAAGAAGCTAACCAATATTACAATTGGGGAGAGGCAGATGTGGCTTCACACATGACTGAAATTAATCTAGTTTCTTCTAACATCAGAAATCAATTTAACTTAAGTGCAGAAATCGGATACAATCAAGCTATTGAGGGGGAATTAACTTATGAGCGATACTTGTATGACTACTTTAGGGTGTTTGCTGGGGTGAATGTAGAAAACGAAGACGAAATAAATTTGGATGATCTTTCTGTAACTGCCATTGCTGGTATTCGATTTTTTACACCATACATGTTTAATCTAGATGTGAGAATAGATAATAAACTTAGACCCGGTATACAGTTAAGCAGGGAGTTTATGATTTTCCCAAGAACAATCCTGTTTGGTGAGTATGAATACCAAGCCGATTTTGGTTGGGTAGATCCGCTAACAAGTACAGAAGGTAATGAGTCTGTAAATTACCAAGGTGAAACTACTTGGTCTGCTGGTCTGGAATATATGCTATCGAGAAACTTTTCATTAATGGCGAGTTACGATAATAGATTTGGAGCAGGAGGTGGGCTTTCTATATTGTTTTAG
- a CDS encoding DUF305 domain-containing protein: protein MENKMYKKFGLMMFTSFVVMYLLMYINITEWAHWSIATTRIYMSICMISVMAIVMLLFMLSMYENKIINAIILVGATAAFIISFTMLRNQTAVSDIAWMRGMIPHHSSAIMTSENAHLKDPEAQKLANEIIEAQKREIAEMKKMINRLEQNK, encoded by the coding sequence ATGGAAAATAAGATGTATAAAAAGTTTGGATTAATGATGTTTACATCTTTTGTAGTGATGTATTTATTAATGTACATAAACATTACCGAATGGGCTCATTGGTCAATTGCTACAACAAGAATTTATATGTCAATTTGCATGATATCGGTTATGGCAATCGTAATGTTGTTATTTATGCTAAGTATGTATGAAAACAAAATAATAAATGCAATCATATTAGTAGGTGCTACGGCTGCATTCATTATTTCCTTTACGATGCTTAGAAACCAAACCGCTGTTTCAGATATAGCTTGGATGAGGGGGATGATTCCACACCATTCTTCAGCCATTATGACCAGTGAAAATGCTCACTTAAAAGACCCTGAAGCGCAAAAACTGGCTAACGAAATTATAGAAGCGCAAAAACGTGAAATTGCAGAAATGAAAAAAATGATCAATCGCCTAGAGCAAAATAAGTGA
- a CDS encoding serine hydrolase has product MKIKILVLVIVSMASLRSYGQGFENMIDKLLNEKYPATGPGATALVAKEGEIVYHKAFGMANLELDVPMQTDMVFQIASISKQFTAVSILMLIEQGKLNLDDDITKYIEDYPTGGKYISIKHLLTHTSGISRSITQKPWDSNIRKHDFDIPSWIDYFKNEPKTFSPGEAFQYNNFGYILLSQIIEIVSGISYGDYVEKNIFQPLGMHNSRQANDSDIIKNRAYGYEKYDDYVNKQYTSLSWSIGAGSLMSTVEDLYIWNRALANNLLISNESLDLAFTNHQLKNGDEINYGFGWFINEINGSPTVEHAGGDHGFRTDAIYLPKEDVFVAIFSNCSCGEPRPISTKIAALTINKPFEEPTVVATDVEDIYKWVGKYTFKDRSTRNVILKDAKLYWVLPNGTEIMMAAIDNNHFVLENGMTQIEFKLVADTLVDVSVKNRISVKTASKPYTTRREIKLPKKTMTKFVGRYKLSQEFDLTIAWDNGKLTATGTDQDPANLFPESPTRFFFKSIDAHIDFILDGQGKSTALEITQNGVTYSGNKVN; this is encoded by the coding sequence ATGAAGATAAAAATTCTAGTCTTAGTTATCGTATCAATGGCCTCATTGAGAAGTTATGGGCAAGGTTTTGAGAATATGATTGACAAATTGCTCAATGAGAAGTACCCTGCTACTGGCCCAGGAGCAACAGCACTAGTGGCAAAGGAAGGTGAAATTGTGTATCATAAAGCTTTTGGGATGGCAAATTTGGAATTGGATGTCCCCATGCAAACCGATATGGTTTTTCAAATAGCATCTATATCCAAGCAGTTTACGGCTGTCTCTATTTTAATGCTGATAGAACAAGGGAAACTTAATTTAGATGATGATATCACTAAATATATTGAAGACTATCCCACCGGTGGAAAGTATATAAGTATTAAGCATTTATTGACTCATACCTCCGGGATTTCCCGATCCATAACACAAAAACCATGGGATTCAAATATTCGGAAACATGATTTTGATATACCGTCATGGATCGACTATTTCAAAAACGAGCCAAAAACTTTTAGCCCTGGTGAGGCTTTTCAATACAATAACTTTGGCTACATCTTACTTAGTCAAATTATAGAAATAGTATCTGGCATAAGTTATGGTGATTACGTTGAAAAGAATATATTTCAACCTTTAGGAATGCACAACTCTAGACAAGCAAATGATTCTGATATTATTAAAAATCGAGCTTATGGATATGAAAAATATGACGATTATGTAAATAAGCAATATACGAGTCTGTCTTGGTCAATCGGAGCTGGATCATTAATGTCCACAGTAGAAGATTTATATATCTGGAATAGAGCCCTGGCTAATAACTTACTGATTAGTAATGAATCATTGGATTTGGCATTCACCAACCACCAATTGAAAAATGGCGATGAGATTAATTATGGTTTTGGCTGGTTTATTAACGAAATCAATGGAAGTCCGACAGTGGAACATGCAGGTGGCGATCATGGATTTCGAACAGATGCGATATATCTTCCTAAAGAAGATGTTTTCGTTGCAATTTTCTCAAATTGTAGTTGCGGAGAACCTCGACCTATATCTACCAAAATTGCTGCTTTGACTATCAACAAACCATTTGAAGAACCTACTGTGGTCGCTACAGATGTTGAAGACATCTACAAGTGGGTTGGTAAGTACACCTTTAAAGACCGTAGCACACGTAATGTAATTTTAAAGGATGCAAAATTGTATTGGGTTCTGCCAAATGGCACAGAGATAATGATGGCTGCTATTGACAATAACCATTTTGTACTTGAAAACGGCATGACTCAAATTGAATTCAAGCTAGTGGCTGATACCTTGGTCGATGTTTCTGTGAAGAATAGAATAAGCGTAAAAACAGCCTCCAAACCATATACCACAAGAAGGGAAATAAAATTACCAAAAAAGACTATGACTAAATTTGTAGGGAGGTATAAGCTTTCCCAGGAATTTGATCTTACAATAGCATGGGATAACGGTAAACTTACGGCTACTGGTACTGATCAAGACCCTGCTAACCTTTTCCCTGAATCACCTACAAGGTTTTTCTTCAAATCCATCGATGCACACATAGATTTCATTCTAGATGGCCAGGGCAAAAGCACAGCCTTGGAAATAACTCAAAATGGTGTTACCTATTCAGGTAACAAGGTGAATTAA
- a CDS encoding Crp/Fnr family transcriptional regulator: protein MEDFIEYILQFGNLNKQQIDLIKRKAKEIEINKDDYLSEAGKIPRQVGFLLEGIFRFCYYNNRGEEITNYLIDENHFVTDYQNFAANMAASEYVQAVTNCKLLVFSKKDWDELLNTIIGWDKVVSKIVEKCLVQKIEARSPLVSEDATTRYLSFLEKFPTFVNRVPLSYIASYLGITQQSLSRIRKNIR from the coding sequence ATGGAAGATTTTATTGAATATATTTTACAATTCGGCAATCTAAATAAACAGCAAATTGACTTGATAAAAAGGAAAGCGAAAGAAATAGAAATCAATAAAGACGATTATCTATCGGAAGCAGGAAAAATACCAAGACAAGTTGGATTTCTTCTTGAAGGAATTTTTCGATTTTGTTACTATAACAATAGAGGTGAAGAAATTACAAATTATTTAATTGATGAGAACCATTTTGTTACAGATTATCAAAATTTTGCTGCAAATATGGCAGCTTCTGAATATGTACAAGCTGTTACCAATTGCAAGTTGCTTGTGTTTTCCAAGAAAGATTGGGATGAGCTTTTAAACACTATTATCGGTTGGGATAAGGTTGTATCTAAAATAGTAGAAAAATGTTTGGTACAAAAAATTGAAGCAAGAAGTCCATTAGTTTCAGAAGATGCGACTACAAGGTATTTATCATTTCTTGAAAAATTTCCGACTTTTGTTAATCGTGTACCTCTGTCTTATATTGCTTCCTACTTAGGTATTACCCAACAATCATTAAGTAGAATAAGAAAAAACATTCGCTAA
- a CDS encoding SDR family oxidoreductase — MKSAFITGANKGIGLATAKQLLQKGFYVYIGSRNLENGLQVIEKLKAQDYSNVEAIQIDVTDNNSVKNARVELGKRIGNLDVLINNAGISGVKFDQNGNYIPQTWTATEATIDTFKEVYDTNVYGVVRVTQAFLDLLKKSAEPRIVMVSSTVGSLTLQSDPNWQAYSYGKFAVYGSSKSALNMYTVHLAYELRDTPFKVNMVDPGYTKTDFTNYNGGEVEEAGKRIAKYALIDENSVTGRFFSEETNPETGEIGW; from the coding sequence ATGAAGTCAGCATTTATAACAGGAGCTAATAAAGGAATTGGTTTAGCTACAGCTAAGCAACTTTTGCAAAAAGGGTTTTATGTTTATATCGGAAGCAGAAACTTGGAAAATGGTTTACAAGTTATTGAAAAGCTTAAAGCACAAGATTATTCAAATGTAGAAGCCATTCAGATTGATGTAACTGATAATAATTCAGTAAAAAACGCAAGGGTAGAACTTGGCAAGAGAATAGGAAATTTAGATGTTTTAATAAATAATGCAGGTATTAGTGGAGTAAAGTTTGACCAGAATGGCAATTACATTCCACAAACTTGGACAGCTACAGAAGCAACCATAGACACATTTAAAGAAGTATATGATACAAATGTTTATGGAGTGGTTAGAGTAACACAAGCCTTTTTGGATTTATTAAAAAAATCGGCTGAACCTAGAATTGTAATGGTCAGTTCAACAGTTGGTTCGCTTACACTTCAAAGTGATCCGAATTGGCAGGCATATTCATATGGAAAATTTGCTGTATATGGCTCATCAAAATCGGCTTTGAATATGTATACGGTACATTTGGCTTATGAACTTCGCGATACACCATTTAAAGTAAATATGGTAGATCCTGGTTATACCAAAACTGATTTTACAAATTACAATGGTGGTGAAGTTGAAGAAGCAGGAAAACGAATTGCAAAATATGCTTTGATTGATGAGAATAGTGTAACAGGGAGGTTTTTTAGCGAAGAAACCAATCCTGAGACAGGTGAAATTGGTTGGTAA
- a CDS encoding RHS repeat-associated core domain-containing protein: MNYDSSFIVKENHYYPFGLNMAGIEKQGIPDHKFQYNGKEKQEEFGLNWYDYEARSMDVQLGRFNQIDPHSENYYSLTPYNYVANNPIIYIDPDGRDITLGVGEDDEDRREDLFKAYEKLISDAFGGRVSATVDRESGKVSFSRSINKETGEAQDFSSNGEENAFNLLNDIAGNSDIQVNQTLIDSNSENIENDGKTTNASGILFGSENGHLDLDDIRRGITDARIKDITPARSLLVHETVEQAEMFQNGGDFKPAHRTATEKANTTRDFQRDNTEDRKNPRTKTFRFGGTFKTTKRRMIITIQSRENNTLLIRKY; encoded by the coding sequence GTGAATTACGATTCTAGTTTTATAGTAAAAGAAAACCATTACTATCCTTTCGGATTAAACATGGCCGGAATAGAAAAACAAGGCATCCCAGACCATAAGTTCCAATACAACGGAAAAGAAAAACAAGAAGAGTTTGGACTCAATTGGTATGATTACGAGGCTCGCTCAATGGATGTTCAACTAGGCAGGTTTAACCAAATTGATCCTCATAGTGAAAATTATTACTCTTTGACCCCATATAATTATGTGGCTAATAATCCCATAATCTATATAGATCCTGATGGAAGGGACATAACCTTAGGTGTGGGCGAAGATGACGAAGATAGACGAGAAGATCTGTTTAAAGCCTATGAGAAATTAATTTCCGATGCGTTTGGTGGTAGAGTATCAGCTACAGTTGATAGGGAATCAGGTAAAGTGAGCTTTAGTAGAAGTATAAATAAAGAGACAGGTGAAGCCCAAGATTTTTCATCAAATGGTGAAGAGAATGCTTTCAATCTGTTAAACGACATAGCCGGAAACTCTGATATCCAAGTCAATCAGACTTTGATAGATTCAAATTCTGAAAATATAGAGAATGATGGAAAAACCACAAATGCTTCTGGAATATTATTTGGTTCAGAAAATGGTCACTTAGATCTTGATGATATTAGAAGAGGTATTACTGATGCAAGAATCAAAGACATTACACCTGCAAGATCTTTACTTGTTCACGAAACTGTAGAACAAGCTGAAATGTTTCAAAATGGAGGAGATTTTAAACCAGCCCATCGTACTGCTACAGAAAAAGCAAATACCACTAGGGATTTTCAGAGGGACAATACAGAAGATAGAAAGAATCCAAGAACAAAAACTTTTAGGTTTGGAGGAACATTTAAAACCACCAAAAGACGTATGATTATTACAATACAGTCGAGGGAAAATAACACACTATTAATAAGAAAATATTAA
- a CDS encoding helix-turn-helix domain-containing protein encodes MNTLGKRIQDKRKQLGLSQTELAKKIEISYAQLSRYENKGTQPPAEILNRFAIVLNTTVDYLINGEKFEKARATLKDSELLRQFHDLEQLDEEDKNVVKKLIDAFITKKKLQQLTQYK; translated from the coding sequence ATGAATACTTTAGGTAAAAGAATACAAGATAAAAGAAAGCAATTAGGCTTATCTCAAACAGAGTTAGCAAAGAAAATAGAAATTTCTTATGCTCAACTAAGTAGGTATGAAAATAAAGGAACGCAACCTCCGGCAGAAATATTAAACCGTTTTGCAATTGTACTTAATACTACTGTAGATTATCTAATTAACGGGGAGAAGTTTGAAAAAGCCAGAGCTACTTTAAAAGATTCTGAGCTTTTAAGACAATTTCATGATCTTGAGCAATTAGATGAAGAGGATAAAAATGTAGTAAAAAAACTTATTGATGCATTTATAACTAAAAAGAAATTACAGCAACTAACTCAGTATAAATGA
- a CDS encoding type II toxin-antitoxin system VapC family toxin, whose protein sequence is MILCDTNILIEISKGNSQIIHEVQQIGIQNIAISAVTAAEFMYGALNKQEMAKIKKALRQIHIIQMNEKISAKMIELVESYALSHTLAVPDAIIAATAIIEDTPLYTLNLKDFRFIPELELYQP, encoded by the coding sequence ATGATACTTTGCGACACGAATATTTTAATAGAAATTTCTAAGGGTAACTCCCAAATAATTCATGAGGTACAGCAAATAGGTATACAAAATATAGCTATTAGTGCTGTAACTGCTGCTGAGTTCATGTATGGAGCGCTTAATAAGCAAGAAATGGCAAAAATTAAGAAAGCACTCAGACAAATACATATTATCCAGATGAATGAAAAGATATCTGCAAAAATGATAGAATTGGTAGAAAGTTATGCCCTCAGTCATACATTGGCCGTACCAGATGCTATAATAGCTGCAACAGCTATTATAGAAGACACTCCTCTATACACACTTAATTTGAAAGATTTTAGATTTATTCCAGAGCTTGAGCTATATCAACCATAG
- a CDS encoding SDR family NAD(P)-dependent oxidoreductase: MNYNNRLKDKNILITAGAQGIGESITKHFIESRANIAIHYYSSADTANQLVEHAIGKGLKAVAIKADLTNEVDANFLIEKTVNTLGGIDILINNAGSLVRRKSLNEIDVEFWKEVMDVNLTSMMFVIRAASPHLTKNNSSSIVNLASLAGRKGGHPGSLAYSTSKGAILTLTRALATELGPLGTRVNAVAPGLILGTSFHNKHTTKKSADTTIASIPIQRAGNPDDVARAVLFLAAEYDGFITGATLDINGGVYNI; encoded by the coding sequence ATGAATTATAATAATAGATTAAAAGATAAAAACATCCTCATTACTGCTGGTGCTCAAGGAATTGGAGAATCAATTACTAAGCATTTTATTGAAAGTAGAGCTAATATTGCTATTCACTATTATTCTAGTGCTGATACTGCAAATCAATTAGTAGAACATGCAATAGGCAAAGGATTAAAGGCTGTTGCAATAAAAGCTGACTTAACAAATGAAGTTGATGCTAATTTTTTGATAGAAAAAACAGTAAATACTTTAGGCGGTATAGATATTCTAATTAATAATGCTGGCTCACTTGTTAGACGTAAAAGTTTAAATGAAATTGATGTTGAGTTCTGGAAAGAAGTAATGGATGTCAATCTCACATCAATGATGTTTGTTATTAGAGCTGCATCTCCTCATCTAACAAAAAATAATAGTAGTAGTATTGTTAATTTAGCATCACTTGCTGGACGTAAAGGTGGTCACCCAGGGTCTTTAGCTTATTCAACTAGTAAAGGGGCTATACTCACACTAACAAGAGCATTAGCTACCGAATTAGGACCTCTTGGCACAAGAGTAAATGCTGTTGCTCCAGGCTTAATTCTTGGTACTTCATTTCACAATAAACATACAACAAAAAAATCTGCAGATACAACTATAGCTAGTATTCCAATCCAACGTGCAGGCAATCCAGATGATGTAGCACGTGCTGTTTTATTCCTTGCAGCTGAATATGATGGCTTTATCACTGGTGCAACACTTGATATTAATGGGGGAGTCTATAATATATAG
- a CDS encoding DUF6503 family protein, with amino-acid sequence MNLKTIIILIGFIFFSLGCNQISNTKTHEEDTNISFQNKGHELIYQMVRKVGSYSDLLKKNDVTYTYTYMTPDGKKNISMEKYLFNGELSYGFYYQHDKVLSDLTGPIEQGYDGKEFWLKHTGHVINDHTLLEITAFNRATNFYWFTMMQKLLDSGLNYEYLGEDNFNGNDYYVVKVSFKKIDDKPTDIYQLYINKNTSLIDQFLFTIVDKGVIDAPFLMEMQYKKIDGMLIPFNRRYKKSNWNAEVTDDPWIIARWSEIRFDNGLKIDDFRKN; translated from the coding sequence ATGAATTTAAAAACTATTATAATATTAATAGGTTTCATCTTTTTCTCACTGGGTTGTAACCAGATTTCAAATACGAAAACTCACGAAGAAGATACCAATATTTCTTTTCAGAATAAAGGTCATGAGTTGATTTACCAAATGGTTAGAAAGGTAGGAAGTTACAGCGATTTATTGAAAAAAAATGATGTTACTTACACATATACATATATGACACCAGATGGAAAGAAAAATATATCTATGGAGAAATATCTTTTTAATGGTGAATTATCTTATGGATTCTATTATCAACATGATAAAGTTCTCTCAGATTTAACAGGTCCTATTGAACAAGGATATGATGGAAAAGAATTTTGGCTTAAACATACTGGGCATGTTATAAATGATCATACACTTTTGGAAATAACAGCTTTCAATAGAGCTACAAATTTTTATTGGTTTACCATGATGCAAAAATTGCTAGATTCTGGATTAAACTATGAATACTTAGGAGAAGATAACTTTAATGGGAATGATTATTATGTTGTAAAAGTGTCTTTTAAAAAAATAGATGACAAACCTACAGATATTTATCAACTCTATATAAATAAGAATACTTCTCTGATTGATCAATTTTTATTTACGATTGTGGATAAGGGTGTCATTGATGCACCATTTCTAATGGAAATGCAATACAAAAAAATTGATGGAATGTTAATTCCTTTTAATCGAAGATATAAGAAATCCAATTGGAATGCAGAAGTGACAGATGATCCTTGGATAATAGCAAGATGGTCTGAAATCAGATTTGATAATGGCCTAAAAATAGATGACTTTAGAAAAAACTAA